TTTCTTGTGGTCACTCACAATAAGCTTGTCATGGAAGTTGCCAATGTTCTTCACGGTGTTACGATGACTGATGGTCTGTCTAGAGTGATTCCCGTCGAACTTCAATCGGTTGAAACGGTAATCGGCTAACTCAATCCCTAAGTGGTCCTGACTGTCGGAACTCTCTTATGATAACCACAACCATTCCCAGACCAACGAGAATAGATCCAATGAAAAAAAGCAGGGAAGGAGAATTCTTAAGCAAAGCAATATCGGCCACAATTGTGAAAAGCGGGATTGTGTAAACCCAGAGAGTTGCCGCCTTTCCACCCCAGAGAGCGATTCCCTTGTTCCAAAGAATGTAGCCGAGAGCCGAAGCTAGAATACTGAGAAACAACACTCCGAAAATTGCGCTGCGTGAGAACTCCACTGACCTCTTAAAGACAAAGACTTCCGTGATTGCAAAAGGTACTGAGAATAGCAGCCCCCAAAGCATTACTTCTAGAGTCGTCCATATAGAACTGTTATGAATCTTCTCATAAAAAAATGTATAGGCCGCCCACGAGACTGCGGCACCGAACGATAGAAGGTTCCCGAAAACGCTCGAGCCTTCGGAAAAACTTCCAGAGTAGATAATCACAAAGAGCCCGGAAAAAGCAATAAAACCGCCTATGTACTCGAAAAGATCGAATCTTCTCCTAACGAAATCATAGAGAATTATTGTTAGTATTGGAGCGGTGGACACTATCAGAGAGGCATCGGAAGCGTTTGTCATTGTCAAACCATAGTTCTCGAAGAGGAAATAAAACGTTATGCCGAATAGACCTGCCAATGCGGCATTTCTGTGGCTAACTGTACCGAAAGACCCCCTCTTTCTTGCTGAGAGAGGAAAGAGAATGACGATAGCTACGCCGAATCGGATAGATGCCAACAGCATCGGTGGGAGTGATTCAACGGCCACTTTCGTGAAGATATATGATCCTCCCCAAATCATTGCAGTTGCTGCCAGGATGACAAGACCGAAAGATCTCCTCTCAATTCTCTTCATATTCTCTTGTAGGGCGTGTAGTGAGTCTTTGACCTGGAAATGACTGGCTCCAGTATCAGTCCTTCGTACGGCTGCAGCTCTGCAGATATTGTTCCGAAGGATGCTTTTAAGACCTTGCCCGTAACCATGTCCTTCATCTCAGTACCGTTCA
This window of the Mesotoga sp. BH458_6_3_2_1 genome carries:
- a CDS encoding DMT family transporter: MKRIERRSFGLVILAATAMIWGGSYIFTKVAVESLPPMLLASIRFGVAIVILFPLSARKRGSFGTVSHRNAALAGLFGITFYFLFENYGLTMTNASDASLIVSTAPILTIILYDFVRRRFDLFEYIGGFIAFSGLFVIIYSGSFSEGSSVFGNLLSFGAAVSWAAYTFFYEKIHNSSIWTTLEVMLWGLLFSVPFAITEVFVFKRSVEFSRSAIFGVLFLSILASALGYILWNKGIALWGGKAATLWVYTIPLFTIVADIALLKNSPSLLFFIGSILVGLGMVVVIIREFRQSGPLRD